A DNA window from Porites lutea chromosome 6, jaPorLute2.1, whole genome shotgun sequence contains the following coding sequences:
- the LOC140941584 gene encoding uncharacterized protein: MAGIEQVVTVRYVRELVEGQEKTHREVSDILRQEHPGVQGLSERSVRRYCATNGIRRHDSHLTRGAVDEVVASAAAEVGATYGRKMMTGHIKHSTGLRLGVNRVGQALKRVNPRQHHERQTSITRHLNPVPYYAEYFGHKLHLDQNEKLIRYGVTEVIAVDGYSSFITATSVMPLKNNITIYRDVFRETILRHGLFDQVRVDHGREFYLVLTVQDHLKELRNNTSRQPYIQTQSKQNHAVERLWVEVNCRTNYPIKRALVQMENDGVIDMEDEVTKFCVSWVAKKVVEVGLSYVVNSWNSHPIPGKGVPLQRRCTNNKAAPVNGNVVPTVEAAVQMFRGDLTQEHFFGRDPLAANISKADAREREFTKYFPSFKVLFNEIANTNYNPFQDAVLYFLRLTDYLARA; the protein is encoded by the exons ATGGCGGGCATTGAACAGGTTGTAACTGTTCGTTATGTAAGAGAGCTTGTTGAAGGGCAGGAAAAAACACATAGAGAAGTAAGTGACATTTTAAGGCAAGAGCATCCTGGAGTGCAAGGACTATCCGAGAGAAGTGTCCGCCGGTACTGTGCTACGAATGGGATACGACGTCATGATTCGCATTTAACTCGTGGAGCTGTCGATGAGGTGGTGGCTTCTGCAGCTGCTGAG GTTGGTGCTACATACGGAAGAAAGATGATGACTGGCCACATCAAGCATTCGACAGGCTTGCGACTGGGAGTAAACAGAGTGGGGCAGGCACTTAAACGCGTTAATCCTCGCCAGCACCATGAACGACAGACATCGATTACCCGCCACTTAAACCCTGTTCCATATTATGCCGAATACTTTGGACACAAGCTCCATCTTGATCAAAACGAAAAGCTTATTCGTTATGGCGTGACTGAGGTTATAGCAGTAGATGGCTATAGTTCCTTTATAACTGCTACATCGGTAATGCCATTGAAAAATAATATCACCATCTACAGGGATGTGTTCAG GGAAACCATACTACGTCATGGTTTGTTTGACCAAGTGAGAGTGGACCATGGGAGGGAATTTTATTTAGTGCTGACGGTTCAGGATCACTTAAAGGAGTTACGGAATAATACATCAAGACAGCCATACATACAAACACAGTCAAAGCAG AACCATGCTGTGGAACGGCTCTGGGTAGAGGTTAACTGTCGCACAAACTATCCTATAAAGAGAGCACTCGTTCAAATGGAAAACGATGGTGTCATTGATATGGAGGATGAAGTAACAAAGTTCTGTGTCTCTTGGGTGGCGAAGAAAGTAGTGGAAGTAGGACTGAGCTACGTCGTCAACTCATGGAATTCACACCCCATTCCAG GTAAAGGTGTTCCACTACAACGACGATGTACCAACAACAAGGCCGCTCCAGTTAACGGCAATGTAGTACCAACAGTCGAAGCAGCTGTGCAGATGTTTCGCGGCGATTTGACTCAAGAACACTTCTTTGGAAGGGATCCTTTGGCGGCCAATATTTCAAAAGCAGATGCCAGAGAAAGAGAGTTCACAAAATACTTTCCGAGTTTCAAAGTATTGTTTAATGAAATTGCCAATACGAACTATAACCCTTTCCAAGATGCTGTACTGTACTTTTTGAGGCTCACGGATTATCTCGCTCGCGCTTGA
- the LOC140940528 gene encoding eukaryotic translation initiation factor 3 subunit M-like: MEPILPAFIDVGEQEQAQEIRGYLKSFGADIKEESTTPLHEDLEQLLAACDVSFKNETDLEGVMNSLLSLILVVTEKRDDLIRKFCNKIVEANSEEDTSMSRLRILSILLNWLHERDPVRYDVYFTQIKVAGKAGLIDHIAVPLEQVKSWLKMWEVDGEKARKMYRLLFDALTEDRQSEEATKVMVELLRTYSDENASEVKDDARNCVVSLLGRPNVLIMDFLLALPPVAALQGEPIYQLLSIFVSGRLSDYSTFYEKNKEFVDSSGLSHENNVHKMRVLTFMSLGESTSEVSFDDLCKELNIGTEEIEDFIIEALRSKLIRTRIDQVNKKVIISSATHRTFGTNQWQELRSRLEDWRQNLRSVRTSMQSVVPNVDV; this comes from the exons ATGGAACCAATTTTACCAGCATTTATTGATGTTGGGGAGCAGGAACAG GCTCAGGAGATTAGAGGTTACCTGAAGTCTTTTGGGGCTGACATAAAAGAGGAAAGTACAACTCCGCTCCATGAAGACTTAGAACAGCTGTTGGCAGCCTGTGATGTCAGTTTTAAAAATGAGACAG ACCTTGAAGGTGTGATGAACAGTCTACTGTCCTTGATATTGGTGGTAACAGAAAAGAGAGATGATTTAATCAGAAAATTCTGCAACAAAATTGTTGAAGCTAACTCAGAGGAGGACACCTCAATGAGTAGACTTAGAAT ACTAAGTATCTTGTTGAATTGGCTTCATGAGAGAGACCCAGTCAGATATGATGTTTACTTCACACAAATCAAGGTGGCAGGCAAGGCTGGTTTAATTGATCACATTGCAGTGCCTTTGGAGCAG gtcaAATCCTGGTTAAAGATGTGGGAAGTTGATGGTGAAAAGGCACGAAAAATGTACAGACTTCTTTTTGATGCTCTAACTGAAGACAGACAGAG TGAAGAAGCAACCAAAGTAATGGTTGAGCTTCTAAGAACATACTCTGATGAAAATGCTTCTGAAGTAAAGGATGATGCCAGGAACTGTGTAGTGAGCCTGCTGGGGAGACCAAATGTTTTGATAATGGACTTTCTCCTTGCCCTTCCTCCAGTAGCTGCATTACAGGGAGAACCAATCTACCAG CTTCTTAGTATATTTGTTTCTGGGCGGCTGTCTGACTACAGCACCTTCTatgaaaagaacaaagaatTTGTGGATTCTTCTG GTTTGTCCCATGAAAACAACGTACACAAAATGCGAGTTTTAACATTCATGTCACTTGGCGAATCCACATCAGAAGTGAGCTTTGACGATCTCTGCAAGGAGCTTAATATTGGTACTGAAGAAATTGAGGACTTCATAATTGAAG CTCTTCGTTCAAAACTTATCCGTACAAGGATAGACCAAGTCAACAAAAAAGTCATCATCAG CTCTGCAACTCACCGAACATTTGGAACCAATCAGTGGCAAGAACTGCGCTCTCGCTTGGAGGACTGGCGGCAGAATCTACGGAGCGTGCGCACCAGCATGCAGTCTGTTGTGCCCAATGTAGATGTCTAA